From one Humulus lupulus chromosome 8, drHumLupu1.1, whole genome shotgun sequence genomic stretch:
- the LOC133797744 gene encoding uncharacterized protein At2g27730, mitochondrial, with translation MAMRSVLARATALTRSMETTRGATRYFSDGKGKILSEEERAAENVYIQKMEREKMEKLKKKAEKEKAQKEKENAENKAEGTQ, from the exons ATGGCTATGAGATCCGTGCTAGCAAGAGCAACCGCGCTGACTCGCTCGATGGAGACGACTCGGGGTGCAACTCGCTACTTTAGCGACGGCAAAGGCAAGATCCTGAGCGAGGAGGAGCGAGCTGCTGAGAACGTTTATATCCAG AAAATGGAGAGGGAGAAGATGGAGAAACTGAAGAAGAAAGCTGAAAAGGAAAAAGCCCAAAAAGAGAAAGAGAACGCCGAGAAC